A region of Solanum dulcamara chromosome 7, daSolDulc1.2, whole genome shotgun sequence DNA encodes the following proteins:
- the LOC129895284 gene encoding LRR receptor-like serine/threonine-protein kinase ERL1, translated as MGSFCADIKNTDTHFAFHIHSLSLHAKCLLFFFYVFSLIHITHILVLTLHHKLYTTSSSSSSSVILPLNSTYFCLPPFIYSFSRIMEVSVKMKFRSQLLLFAILLILPIVSALSEEGKALMEIKASFSNIANVLLDWDNVHDEDFCSWRGVLCGNFSMSVAALNLSNLNLGGEISPAIGDLKNLQTLDLQGNKLTGQVPDEIGNCISLIFLDLSDNLLFGDVPFSISKLKQLELLSLKNNQLTGPIPSTLTQIPNLKTLDLARNQLIGEIPRLIYWNEVLQYLGLRGNLLTGTLSPDMCQLTGLWYFDVRGNNLSGTIPDNIGNCTSFEIMDISYNQITGEIPYNIGFLQVATLSLQGNSLTGKIPEVIGLMQALAVLDLSENELVGPIPPIFGNLSYTGKLYLHGNKLTGPIPPELGNMSKLSYLQLNDNQLIGQIPPELGKLDQLFELNLANNKLEGPIPENISSCSALNQFNVHGNNLNGSIPSGFKNLESLTYLNLSSNKFKGHIPSQLGRIINLDTLDLSGNEFSGSIPGSIGDLEHLLTLNLRSNHLDGQIPVEFGNLKSIQTIDMSCNKIFGGIPKELGQLQTMVTLTLTTNNLSGTIPDQLTNCFSLTSLNISYNNFSGVVPLSRNFSRFAPDSFLGNPFLCGNWKGSICDPYAPRSNAFFSRTAVVCTALGFIALLSMVIVAVYKSNQPHQFLKGPKTNQGSPKLVVLHMDMAIHTYDDIMRITENFNEKFIIGYGASSTVYKCVLKDSRPIAVKRLYTTHPHSLREFETELETIGSIRHRNLVSLHGYSLSPHGNLLFYDYMENGSLWDLLHGPSKKVKLDWETRLRIAVGAAQGLAYLHHDCNPRIIHRDVKSSNILVDENFEAHLSDFGVAKCIPTAITHASTLVLGTIGYIDPEYARTSKLTEKSDVYSFGIVLLELLTGKKPVDNDLNLHQLILSKADDNTVMEAVDPEVSVTCMDLMHVRKTFQLALLCTKRFPCERPTMHEVARVLVSLLPPPPTKPCLAPPIDYTKFVIGKGLPQVQQGDNSSEAQWLVRFQEAISKNTL; from the exons ATGGGGAGTTTCTGTGCTGACATTAAAAACACAGACACACACTTTGCATTTCATATTCACTCCCTCTCACTTCACGCCAAATGCCTGCTCTTCTTCTTCTACGTCTTCTCTCTCATTCACATAACACACATTCTTGTACTAACTCTGCATCATAAACTCTACACcacttcatcttcttcttcttcttcggtcATATTGCCCTTAAATTCCACCTATTTCTGTCTCCCACCATTTATTTATAGTTTCTCAAGGATAATGGAGGTGAGCGTGAAGATGAAATTCCGCTCACAACTACTACTGTTCGCTATATTGCTTATTTTACCCATAGTTTCAGCTCTCAGCGAAGAAG GCAAGGCACTGATGGAGATCAAGGCATCGTTCAGCAACATAGCAAACGTGTTGCTAGATTGGGATAATGTCCACGACGAAGATTTTTGCTCATGGAGAGGCGTGTTGTGTGGAAATTTCTCCATGTCCGTTGCTGCCCT GAATCTATCTAATCTGAACTTGGGCGGGGAAATTTCACCAGCCATTGGAGATTTGAAGAATCTGCAAACTTT AGACCTTCAGGGAAATAAATTAACTGGTCAAGTCCCAGATGAGATTGGAAACTGCATTTCACTGATCTTTCT TGATTTGTCAGATAATTTGCTTTTCGGAGATGTACCTTTCTCAATTTCTAAGCTCAAGCAGCTAGAGTTATT GAGCTTGAAAAACAACCAGTTGACCGGTCCAATCCCGTCCACATTAACCCAAATCCCTAATCTAAAGACGCT TGATCTGGCTCGAAACCAGCTCATTGGTGAGATACCGAGGTTGATCTATTGGAATGAAGTTCTGCAATATCT TGGCTTAAGAGGCAACTTGTTGACAGGAACATTGTCACCTGATATGTGCCAGTTGACCGGCTTGTGGTATTT TGATGTGCGGGGCAATAACCTCAGCGGGACTATTCCAGATAATATTGGGAATTGTACAAGCTTTGAGATAAT GGATATCTCATACAATCAGATAACTGGAGAAATTCCCTACAATATTGGATTTTTACAAGTGGCCACCTT GTCTttgcaaggtaatagcctaacCGGTAAGATCCCGGAAGTGATTGGTCTAATGCAAGCTCTTGCTGTTCT GGACTTGAGTGAAAATGAGTTGGTGGGACCAATTCCTCCAATCTTTGGCAATTTATCCTACACTGGGAAGCT GTACCTGCACGGCAACAAACTTACAGGGCCAATACCACCAGAGCTGGGAAATATGTCTAAACTTAGTTACTT GCAATTAAATGACAATCAGCTAATTGGTCAAATTCCCCCTGAACTTGGCAAACTGGACCAGTTATTTGAATT GAATCTTGCAAATAACAAGTTGGAGGGACCAATTCCTGAAAATATCAGCTCTTGCTCAGCATTGAATCAATT TAATGTTCATGGTAACAACTTAAATGGATCCATCCCTTCAGGGTTTAAGAATCTGGAGAGCCTGACGTATCT AAATCTTTcatcaaataaatttaaaggTCACATACCTTCTCAACTCGGGCGAATCATCAACCTTGATACATT GGATCTCTCTGGCAACGAATTTTCTGGGTCTATCCCTGGTTCTATTGGAGATTTGGAGCATCTTCTCACATT GAATCTGAGAAGCAATCATCTTGATGGACAAATTCCTGTAGAATTTGGCAATCTGAAAAGTATACAGACCAT TGATATGTCATGCAACAAGATCTTTGGTGGCATCCCAAAAGAGCTGGGACAGCTGCAGACCATGGTAACTCT TACTTTGACAACTAACAATCTCAGTGGAACAATCCCTGACCAATTGACCAATTGTTTCAGCCTAACTAGTTT GAATATCTCATACAACAATTTCAGTGGTGTTGTTCCTCTTTCACGAAACTTCTCGCGGTTTGCACCTGACAG TTTTTTGGGGAATCCATTTCTTTGTGGCAACTGGAAAGGTTCAATATGTGACCCCTATGCACCAAGGTCTAATG CCTTCTTCTCCAGAACAGCTGTTGTTTGCACCGCATTGGGTTTCATAGCACTTTTATCCATGGTTATAGTGGCTGTGTATAAGTCCAATCAACCACACCAGTTTCTGAAGGGGCCTAAGACCAATCAAG GTTCCCCCAAACTCGTGGTTCTTCACATGGATATGGCCATCCATACATATGATGACATTATGAGGATTACTGAGAACTTCAATGAGAAATTCATAATAGGATATGGTGCTTCCAGCACTGTATATAAATGTGTTTTGAAAGATTCCCGACCCATTGCCGTTAAGCGACTTTACACTACACATCCTCACAGCTTGCGCGAGTTTGAGACTGAACTGGAGACAATTGGAAGCATCAGGCACAGAAACCTTGTTAGCTTGCATGGTTATTCACTTTCCCCTCATGGGAATCTCCTTTTTTACGACTACATGGAGAATGGTTCACTCTGGGATCTACTTCATG GGCCATCCAAAAAGGTCAAACTTGACTGGGAAACACGTCTGAGAATTGCTGTTGGAGCTGCGCAGGGTCTTGCTTATCTTCACCATGATTGCAACCCAAGAATCATCCACAGAGATGTAAAATCTTCAAACATTCTggtggatgaaaattttgaggcTCATCTTTCTGATTTTGGGGTTGCAAAATGCATCCCTACTGCAATAACTCATGCATCAACTCTGGTGTTGGGCACCATAGGCTACATTGATCCTGAGTATGCCAGGACTTCCAAGTTAACTGAAAAGTCAGACGTCTACAGCTTTGGCATTGTTCTCCTAGAGCTTTTGACAGGAAAGAAACCGGTTGATAATGACTTGAACTTGCATCAGCTG ATATTGTCAAAAGCGGATGATAACACTGTGATGGAAGCTGTTGATCCTGAGGTATCTGTTACATGCATGGATTTAATGCACGTGAGGAAGACTTTTCAGCTTGCGTTGCTGTGCACAAAAAGATTCCCATGTGAGAGGCCAACTATGCATGAGGTTGCTAGGGTACTTGTTTCCTTGCTTCCTCCCCCACCAACCAAACCTTGTTTAGCCCCTCCCATTGATTATACGAAGTTTGTGATTGGGAAAGGACTACCGCAAGTCCAGCAGGGTGACAATTCCTCCGAAGCACAGTGGCTTGTT